Below is a genomic region from Marinobacter salarius.
TACCGTTACGGTTTCCATTCACTTACGATCAAATCGAACAGTGCCCGCAATTCTGAACGTTCATAGTTTCGCACGCCGCATATCAGATTGAGGTTGGTGATCATCTCAGGATCATCAAAAATACGCACCCCTCCTCGGCTCTGTGATTGTTCCGCGAACTCCCGCTCGACAAGCCCAAACCCCATGCCGGATTTGACCATAACCACCGTGGAATACTCGTCGTCGGAACTGGTGGCCGCTTCGGAGAGGCTTGCCTGAGGGCCAAGCAGGTCCTTCATGAAATCAAAAAAGGGGCAGTCCCGGTTGGGCCAGACCCAGGGCAGGCGCCGACGTGACTCGAAGTCGGCCGGTAGGGTGTCGAGCTCCGTATCCGCAGGGCCAACAACGGAAATACGCACTGGCGTGAGTGGCACCACCTTCAACCTCGGGTCCTCGCAGTTCCCATAGACATACCCCAGATCCAGCTCTTCCGAAAGCACTTGCTCGACAATCTGGGTTGACGACCGGGTTTTCATTTCCAGATTGAGATGAGGGAGAGCGTCCGTCTTCCGCCGGAGCACTTCGTCTACGCGAAGGTATTCAGGCGGTGAGTTGAGTCCAAGGCGGAGTGTTGCGTGAGGCATCGAGCGCAAGGAAAGCGCAGTGTTACGTACATCCTCTACGGCGGTAAACACCTGGCGAACGGGCATGAGCAATCGTTCGCCCGCCGCGGTCAGGGACATTCCCTGCTTACTCCGCTCGAACAACTGGACCTCGAACTCGTCTTCAAGCTGGCGCAGGTGTTCACTCACTGCCGATGGGGTTGAATGGCGGCGAGCGGCTGCGCGAGTCAGGTTGGACTCTTCAGCTACCAGGAGAAAGGACTTGAGCCTGTCCAGCTTTATGTTCATATTTTTCGAACACCAGGTTCATATATTGTCGATAGACGACCTAATAAAGCGGGTCGAGAATGGTTTCATTGTAGTCATCGTTCATATTTAAAGGAAGATGGAAATGAAAGCCACTCTCGTCAATCAACCACTCGGACAAGCACCATCGATTGCCTGTGTTCCCTCAAAGAGCACTATTCTGAGACGGGCCATTGCTGCCATCAAACGCTATGCGGGACGTTGGAGTCGCCGGTACCAATTGAGGAAGTCGCTGTATGAAATGGACACGCGACTGATCGAAAAGGACATAGGGCTACCCTATGGCGGCCTTTCAGAGGAAGCGCATAAGCCATTCTGGCGCGATTAGTCACCACACTGAGCCCCTGCACTAGGGCTCAGTGGCACGTCTTCCAGAACGGGCTGTGTGCCTCTCGCACCAGTTCAGCTCTGGTTGTTCCGATGTCCCATGCCAATCGGTCCAATTCTCTCATCGGCATTCCCCGCAGGCGTCTTCTCAGGCGCGTGCGGGTTTTTTGGTTCTCAATATAGCGTTTGAGCCTTCGAAACAGGACTGTGTCGATGTTCATATTCCACCTCCGGTGCTTAATAAAATTCTATTGCTCCGGTGTTGGCGAAACAGACACAGATGGGTGCTATTGGGGGAGTACAGATTTACAATACAGTTGACGCCAGCGAAACGGGTGCTAACCTTCCGTAGGTGCCGGGCTCCCGTATAATTTATTTATCAACATGACTATTCGTTTCGTGGCCAACTTGTGAGGGATCACCTGAAATATCTTGTTTCCCTAGTCCTCAGCCTGTGTCTCAGCCTGGCGTCTGCGCATGCTTCCATACGCTCGGAGTATGAAGTCAAAGCTGCGTTCCTCTATAACTTCACACGCTTTGTTACCTGGTCAAATGGGGCAACCGTTTCGGGGCCTCTTGACGTGTGCATCTATGGTGATGATCCCTTTGGTAATCTGCTTGACCCCTTGCGAGGTCGTAAATCCCAAGGCAGGGAGCTTAAGCTTCGATACCCTAACAAACTGGCCGATATAGTTGGATGCGACGTACTTTTTATAGGCCAGTCTCAGTCCAGAAATGTCGACGAACTGCTTAAAATGGCCCAGAGCCAAAAAGGCGTACTGACGGTTAGTGATCTGCCAGACTTCACACGCAAGGGCGGCATTGTCGGTTACGTGAAACAGGGCAATGTCATTCGCTTTGAAATCAGCCTGAATGCCGCGATGGAAGCAGGCCTGACCATTAACTCCAGGCTTCTGGAGCTAGCGGTGAGGGTCCTACGATGATTGGGCAGTGGCGATACTGGCGACTTAAAACCAAACTGCTTTTCCTCACGCTGTTCACCAGTGCGCTCGGCATTGCCCTGGTCTGTGCGAGCCTCATCTTTGTTGAAAATCAGAATTACCGGAAACAGCTCGAATCTGAGCTACACGTCATAGCCAGCATTCTGGCGGAGCAGTCCGCGGCCGCCCTGGTGTTTGAGGATAACCAACAACTGAGCAATATCATCGCCAGCCTGAAACGTATCGACACCATCCGGCAGGCCTGTGTTTACGACCAGCAGGGGAACGTGATGACTTCCCTGGCAGGGCGGCAGCAGATGCAATGCCCCAAGGCTGGCCCGCAGTTGGAAGTAGGGTTCGTCGGGGACGCGTATCGGTTAATGATGCCCGTCACACTGGACAACGAAGTGGTGGGGCAGCTTTTCCTCGCATCACACCTTGAAGTTTTGCGAGGCCATATCCGGACCTTCGTATTCGTTGCCTCTGGTATTGGTGCGGTAATCCTGATCGCGCTGGTGTTTTTAGCTCTCAGGTTACAGAGAATTGTGTCCGAACCCATTCTCAAGCTTTCAGAGACTGCCGAGCGCATTGCCCAGGACCACGACTATTCCATTCGTGCGCCGGTTTCCGGCACCGACGAACTCGGGCGTCTGGGTAACACCTTCAACGAGATGATCAGCACTATCCAGCAACAGAACCACCGCATCCTGGAGAGTCGCGACAGCCTCGAGCGCATTGTCGAGGCCAGGACCTCCGAGCTGAGCATGGCCAATCGCGAACTGGAGGCTTTCAGTTACTCGGTCTCTCACGACCTCAGGCAGCCCCTGAGAGCCGTTGAAGGGTTTGGGCAGGCCTTGGAGGAGGATTGCGGTGACCAGTTAAATGACATCGGTAAGGATTACCTGAAGCGAATCCGTGCGGCGAGTGTACGGATGGCGGGGCTCATCGATGGGCTACTCATTCTCTCCCGAGTCAGCCGACAATCCATGGAGAACCAGACGATAGACTTGAGTCAACTGCTGGAAGAAATTACGGAAGAACTGCAAGACATCAGTGATGAGGTGCCAACGGAAATTCTCATACAGCCAGGTATGTGGATTGTCGGCGATAGCCGGATGCTGCGTGTTGCGTTCCAGAACCTGCTTGCGAATGCATGGAAATACAGTGCCAAAGAAGAAAAACGGGTCGTCCAAGTGGTGTCTAGAAGGGAAGGGCGCTGGGTCTCTATTGAGGTTCGTGATAACGGTGTCGGCTTCGATATGAGGTACATCGACAAACTGTTCGTGGCATTCAATCGGCTTCATACGCCGTCGGAGTTCGGCGGCACGGGTATTGGTCTTGCGACCGTATATCGTGTGGTTCGCCGACATCATGGTGATATTTCCGCCACGTCGCAATTGGGTGAGGGTGCGAGTTTTGTTGTGAAGTTGCCTGTTGCCGAAGATCAGGGCTAGACTGTAGTCAGGTTTAACCCATTTATGCAATTCGTTGAAAGGGCAAATAAAAACATGGATGGCCACTCAATCCTTGTGGTTGAAGACAACCCGGATGATCAGGTTCTGGCAGTGCGTGCTCTCAAGAGTGCGAGCGAGAACAGCCCAGTTATTGTATTGGAAGACGGGCAGGAAGCCCTTGATTTCCTGTTTGGCGACGATGCCAGGCACCCGTGTAAAGATTTGGATTCGCTCGGTCTTGTTTTGCTTGATGTGAAGCTTCCGAAGGTCAGCGGCCTGGAAGTTCTAAAAGGAATTCGCTCCTCGCCACTCACCAACTGGTTGCCAGTCGTGATGGTTACGTCCTCTGATGAACCGGCAGACCTTTTGGATGCCTACCGTCTGGGAGCCAATAGCTTTATCACCAAGCCGATCAATTATCGGGAGTTTACGGAACAAATGAAGTTGCTTGCCCGCTATTGGCTCTTTGTTAATAAAGTACCCAAGGCGGGTGCGGTTCGCTCGTTTAAATAAGGTAAGGCCATTGACAGACACAGCCAGCCCCCTACGGATGTTGATCGTCGAAGATTCAGAAGACGATGCTCTGCTTCTACTGCGAGAGATGCGCAAAGGAGGCATAGCCCCCTATCATGAATTGGTGGACAGCGAAGACCGTCTATCCTATGCGCTTCGCCGGGGAAAGTGGGATATCGTCATTACCGACCACAACATGCCTGGCTTCTCTTCCTTTCGGGTGTTGGAGCTAACCAAGAAATACTGCAAAGACCTGCCAGTAATCATTGTATCCGGAACCATCGGCGAGGGCGTTGCCGTTACGGCAATGAAAGCCGGTGCGCAGGATTACATCATGAAAGATAACCTTTCCCGTTTGATTCCCGCCATTGACCGGGAAGTACGGGAAGGATTCATGCGCCAGGCCAAGCGTGTTGCGGAAACGGCTCTGGAGCATATGGCCTATCATGATAGCCTTACCGATCTTGTGAACCGTCGGGAGTTTGAACGGAGGCTGGTACAGGCGCTTGAAGACACCCACAAGACTGGCAGCCAGCATGTACTGCTCTATCTCGACCTTGACCAGTTCAAGATCATAAACGATACCTGCGGCCACGTAGCTGGCGATCACTTGCTTAAGCAGGTCGCCGGGCTGCTGTCACATCAAGTTCGCACTGACGACACCCTGGCTCGCCTCGGAGGCGACGAATTCGGAGTGCTGTTGCGAGGTTGTGACGCGGTTCATGCGCAGAAGGTGGCCGAAAAGTTGTGTGAAGAGGTTCACGAATTTAGGTTCGTGTGGCAAAACAAGCCGTTCTCGGTGTCGCTCAGTATCGGGATGGTTGTGATCAACGAACACTACAACAGCGCCGGGGAGCTTCTCAGCCATGCCGATCTGGCGTGCTACGCCGCCAAGGATCGGGGCCGCAACAATGTCCAGCTATACGAAACCAACGACATTGAGATGCAGCAACGCGAGCGGGACATGAACTGGACCAGCCGCATCCAGCAAGCTCTGCAAAACAACAGTTTCTGCCTCTGGCATCAGGAGATGGTTGCCCTTCAGCCAGACGCGTCTGACGGTTTTAGAACTGAATTCCTGGTCCGCTTGAAAGAGGGGGATGATATCGTGCTCCCCGGCGCCTTTATTCCCGCGGCAGAACGCTTCAACCTGATGACAAGGATCGACCGAAAAGTCATCGAACTGGCATTCGAGTACCTTAACCGCACGGGCCTTGGCCATGAGAGCACGGGAACCTTCTTTATCAATTTGTCTGGAAGTTCGTTCAACGAACCGGAACTGTTTCTGTACATCAGCCAATTAGCGGAGCGTTACAAGCTGATCCCGGAGCGTATCTGCTTTGAAATCACTGAAACTTCCGCAATTGCTAATCTAAATGCGACTCAGAGCTTCATCAATTCCGCCAAAAGCAGAGGGTTTAAATTCGCGCTTGATGATTTTGGCGCGGGCATGAGTTCGTTTTCCTATCTGAAAGCCCTGCCAGTGGACTACCTGAAAATTGATGGTGGTTTCGTCCGCAACTTGCTGGACGACCCTATTGATTTATCCATAGTCGACGCATGTAACCGTATCGGTCACTCTGCTGGACTCAAGACGGTTGCCGAGTTCGTAGAGAACGATGAGGTGAAAGCCCGCCTGATTGAACTGGGGCTCGATTACGCCCAAGGGTATGGGATTGCCAAACCTCGACCGCTGGAATAGTTAACCTTCCGTCTTCATTTACACTTCAATGGACGTAACCTCCAAAAGGATTATCAATGCTCGAAAATAGTGACTTGATACTGCGCTATCTGGAGCGTCTAGGTGTTGAATATGTGTTTGGCGTTCCTGGTGGGAGCATTGAGCCATTTTACGATGCGTTGGCAAGAAGTGAACGCCGGGGCGGCATTCGGACCATTACTGCTCGTCACGAATCTGGCGCTGCATTCATGGCAGAAGGTTATGCCCGTGAAACGGGAAAAATAGGCGTTTGTTGTTCCACTGCTGGTCCGGGCGCTACGAACCTTTTAACCGGCGTTGCATCAGCCTACGCGGACGGCATTCCCATTCTTGTCATAACAGCGCAAACAGCTCTGGACAAGTTTGGCCAGGGTTCATTGCAGGAAACGTCTTGCACGGGAATTCATACAGTCGAGATGTTTGCCAGATGTACCCGTTACAACACCCTGGTATCGCATCCCGCGCAACTTGAAACCAAACTTCTCCAGGCTATAAGCCATGCAATGAGCAATCAACCCGGGCCGGCACACCTTGCGATCCCCCTGGATGTGATGCGACATCGGATTCCGGATAACGTGATGGACGGAGAACTGAACGCGTTCACAAACCACAAAGTAGCACCAAATGAAGGGTCTATTCAGTCAGCGTTGACAGAGCTGGATTCAAACAAGAGAGTAACCCTGGTTCTGGGTGAGGGTGCAGCGGAAGCGACTGACGTTCTCGTCCGGATCGCGGAGTCCAGAAGTTGGTTGATGGTTACAACGCCACGCGGGAAGGGCCTGGTAGATAGCTGTCATCCGCTCTACCGGGGCGTATTTGGATTTGCCGGGCACGATAGTGCCTCTGAAGCCCTTAAGATCGACAATGCTGACCGCGTGGTCGCTATAGGTACAGCACTGGATGAGGTGTCTACCTGCGGATGGGATCCTACAACGATACTTTCTGACCGGCTGATTCATATTTCAAATAATCCAGCACACCTAAGCCGCTCTACCATGGCAAAGTTGGTGGTGCTGGGTTCGCCAGAGTTTCTTTTCGAATCGCTGGCAAAAACCTGGGGGGTCGGTTCAAAGAGACGAACCAGCAGCTCCGTATCCATTGATGATTGTCTACCATTTAACACCAGATTTGACGACCCGGATAAGTGTTTCGATTGGTCTGGACGCATAAAGTGTCAAGCACTGATGACCTATATGAGCCGAGTCTGTCCCCAGAGTGCACGGGTTTTAATGGACACCGGGAACAGTTTCCTATGGGGAATTCACTACTGGAATGTCAGGCGTTTCAACGAAATGCCGCCAAAAGTAAATCACTTCCATATTGGGCTTGGCTTTGCAGCCATGGGTTGGGCAATAGGCACCTCGGTTGGCATGGCCGCTGCAAATCGTCAGCATCCGGTGGTCTGTTTCACCGGGGACGGCAGTTACCTCATGTCTGGCCAAGAGCTGACCATAGCGCTCCAGGAAAACCTTAACGTTCTCATGTTCGTTCTCAATGACGCTTCATTGGGTATGGTTAGCCATGGACAGAAGTTAAGTG
It encodes:
- a CDS encoding ATP-binding protein → MIGQWRYWRLKTKLLFLTLFTSALGIALVCASLIFVENQNYRKQLESELHVIASILAEQSAAALVFEDNQQLSNIIASLKRIDTIRQACVYDQQGNVMTSLAGRQQMQCPKAGPQLEVGFVGDAYRLMMPVTLDNEVVGQLFLASHLEVLRGHIRTFVFVASGIGAVILIALVFLALRLQRIVSEPILKLSETAERIAQDHDYSIRAPVSGTDELGRLGNTFNEMISTIQQQNHRILESRDSLERIVEARTSELSMANRELEAFSYSVSHDLRQPLRAVEGFGQALEEDCGDQLNDIGKDYLKRIRAASVRMAGLIDGLLILSRVSRQSMENQTIDLSQLLEEITEELQDISDEVPTEILIQPGMWIVGDSRMLRVAFQNLLANAWKYSAKEEKRVVQVVSRREGRWVSIEVRDNGVGFDMRYIDKLFVAFNRLHTPSEFGGTGIGLATVYRVVRRHHGDISATSQLGEGASFVVKLPVAEDQG
- a CDS encoding thiamine pyrophosphate-binding protein, encoding MLENSDLILRYLERLGVEYVFGVPGGSIEPFYDALARSERRGGIRTITARHESGAAFMAEGYARETGKIGVCCSTAGPGATNLLTGVASAYADGIPILVITAQTALDKFGQGSLQETSCTGIHTVEMFARCTRYNTLVSHPAQLETKLLQAISHAMSNQPGPAHLAIPLDVMRHRIPDNVMDGELNAFTNHKVAPNEGSIQSALTELDSNKRVTLVLGEGAAEATDVLVRIAESRSWLMVTTPRGKGLVDSCHPLYRGVFGFAGHDSASEALKIDNADRVVAIGTALDEVSTCGWDPTTILSDRLIHISNNPAHLSRSTMAKLVVLGSPEFLFESLAKTWGVGSKRRTSSSVSIDDCLPFNTRFDDPDKCFDWSGRIKCQALMTYMSRVCPQSARVLMDTGNSFLWGIHYWNVRRFNEMPPKVNHFHIGLGFAAMGWAIGTSVGMAAANRQHPVVCFTGDGSYLMSGQELTIALQENLNVLMFVLNDASLGMVSHGQKLSGGEQVATRLPSVDFSMMARALGVESYRAESMEQLADLDIAEILSRPGPCLVDVIVDGDQVPPLGSRMKVLTSSIQTDE
- a CDS encoding EAL domain-containing protein, yielding MTDTASPLRMLIVEDSEDDALLLLREMRKGGIAPYHELVDSEDRLSYALRRGKWDIVITDHNMPGFSSFRVLELTKKYCKDLPVIIVSGTIGEGVAVTAMKAGAQDYIMKDNLSRLIPAIDREVREGFMRQAKRVAETALEHMAYHDSLTDLVNRREFERRLVQALEDTHKTGSQHVLLYLDLDQFKIINDTCGHVAGDHLLKQVAGLLSHQVRTDDTLARLGGDEFGVLLRGCDAVHAQKVAEKLCEEVHEFRFVWQNKPFSVSLSIGMVVINEHYNSAGELLSHADLACYAAKDRGRNNVQLYETNDIEMQQRERDMNWTSRIQQALQNNSFCLWHQEMVALQPDASDGFRTEFLVRLKEGDDIVLPGAFIPAAERFNLMTRIDRKVIELAFEYLNRTGLGHESTGTFFINLSGSSFNEPELFLYISQLAERYKLIPERICFEITETSAIANLNATQSFINSAKSRGFKFALDDFGAGMSSFSYLKALPVDYLKIDGGFVRNLLDDPIDLSIVDACNRIGHSAGLKTVAEFVENDEVKARLIELGLDYAQGYGIAKPRPLE
- a CDS encoding YfiR family protein, which codes for MRDHLKYLVSLVLSLCLSLASAHASIRSEYEVKAAFLYNFTRFVTWSNGATVSGPLDVCIYGDDPFGNLLDPLRGRKSQGRELKLRYPNKLADIVGCDVLFIGQSQSRNVDELLKMAQSQKGVLTVSDLPDFTRKGGIVGYVKQGNVIRFEISLNAAMEAGLTINSRLLELAVRVLR
- a CDS encoding response regulator, with protein sequence MQFVERANKNMDGHSILVVEDNPDDQVLAVRALKSASENSPVIVLEDGQEALDFLFGDDARHPCKDLDSLGLVLLDVKLPKVSGLEVLKGIRSSPLTNWLPVVMVTSSDEPADLLDAYRLGANSFITKPINYREFTEQMKLLARYWLFVNKVPKAGAVRSFK
- a CDS encoding LysR family transcriptional regulator, producing the protein MNIKLDRLKSFLLVAEESNLTRAAARRHSTPSAVSEHLRQLEDEFEVQLFERSKQGMSLTAAGERLLMPVRQVFTAVEDVRNTALSLRSMPHATLRLGLNSPPEYLRVDEVLRRKTDALPHLNLEMKTRSSTQIVEQVLSEELDLGYVYGNCEDPRLKVVPLTPVRISVVGPADTELDTLPADFESRRRLPWVWPNRDCPFFDFMKDLLGPQASLSEAATSSDDEYSTVVMVKSGMGFGLVEREFAEQSQSRGGVRIFDDPEMITNLNLICGVRNYERSELRALFDLIVSEWKP